A single genomic interval of Mycolicibacterium holsaticum DSM 44478 = JCM 12374 harbors:
- a CDS encoding acyl-CoA dehydrogenase family protein: protein MDLKPTAQHEAFRGEVRDWLAANKPALPLPSGDTIDGAPAHLAWERKLYNARLAVVSWPQRFGGRDLDLWHWLIFEEEYYRAGLPQRVAQNGIFLLAPSLLEFGTNDQQERFLRRIASVADIWCQGWSEPDAGSDLASLRSRALRDEKGGGWRLEGQKCWTTRAAISTHMFGIFRTGELAQRHHGLTYFLIDLDQPSVTVQPVNKFDGTEGFADVYFDGAFVADSDVLGGVGNGWQVAMATTGSERSLTLRSPGRFLATADRLIEQFRAAPETVRADARHRAAVADAWMGAQAYKLATDWAVTRLLDGVPLGAEASLSKLFWSELDIELHQAGLVLQGSDADLDDHWIKGFQFALSGPIYAGTNEIQRNIVAERLLGIPRR from the coding sequence ATGGATCTGAAACCGACCGCCCAGCATGAAGCATTTCGTGGCGAAGTACGTGACTGGCTTGCCGCGAATAAGCCTGCACTGCCGCTGCCGTCGGGCGACACAATCGATGGCGCGCCTGCGCATCTCGCTTGGGAAAGAAAGCTTTACAACGCCCGACTGGCCGTCGTCAGCTGGCCCCAGCGATTCGGAGGCCGCGACCTGGACCTGTGGCACTGGTTGATCTTCGAGGAGGAGTACTACCGGGCGGGCCTGCCGCAACGCGTGGCGCAGAACGGGATCTTCCTGCTCGCGCCATCACTTTTGGAGTTCGGTACCAACGATCAACAAGAGCGCTTTCTCCGACGGATCGCGTCGGTTGCAGACATCTGGTGCCAGGGCTGGTCAGAACCCGATGCGGGCAGCGACCTTGCCTCCCTGCGGTCGCGCGCCTTGCGTGACGAAAAGGGTGGCGGTTGGCGTCTGGAAGGGCAGAAGTGCTGGACCACGCGGGCGGCAATCAGCACCCACATGTTCGGCATCTTTCGCACTGGCGAGCTGGCCCAACGCCACCACGGGCTCACCTACTTCCTGATCGATCTCGATCAACCGAGCGTAACTGTCCAACCGGTCAACAAGTTCGACGGAACAGAGGGGTTCGCTGATGTCTATTTCGACGGCGCCTTCGTTGCTGACTCCGATGTGCTTGGCGGGGTCGGCAACGGTTGGCAGGTCGCGATGGCGACCACCGGGTCAGAGCGCAGCCTGACGCTGCGGAGCCCTGGTCGATTTCTCGCGACTGCCGACAGGTTGATCGAACAGTTCCGCGCTGCACCGGAAACAGTACGTGCCGATGCGCGTCACCGGGCCGCCGTTGCGGACGCTTGGATGGGGGCGCAAGCCTACAAACTGGCGACGGACTGGGCGGTGACCCGGCTGCTGGACGGAGTTCCGCTGGGCGCAGAGGCCAGCCTGAGCAAGCTGTTCTGGTCTGAGTTGGATATCGAACTTCACCAAGCGGGATTGGTCTTGCAAGGCAGCGACGCTGACCTCGATGACCATTGGATCAAGGGGTTCCAGTTTGCCCTGTCCGGCCCGATCTACGCCGGCACCAACGAAATTCAGCGCAATATCGTCGCTGAACGACTGTTGGGGATACCGAGGCGATAA